The proteins below come from a single Aptenodytes patagonicus chromosome 2, bAptPat1.pri.cur, whole genome shotgun sequence genomic window:
- the C2H8orf76 gene encoding uncharacterized protein C8orf76 homolog, giving the protein MEPLLGWQFEDSLFVPSRERGPGGGAGPPCGAKHCEPRWFRSEADGGEGAGGLTASKFRADWAYRRQEFEKALCEYSNCLLLLPPSNIAMRRDVQEGQARCLSRLGRHKEALDIAEKMRNGATNTDHLTTVLNLQFAIYQGLENVEKKITCLQQLICLHPFNPWYWKLLAEAYMSLLQNLSPLVIPATNLNQSEEVSVSDSSFKTSTGREINLQPHRSDGQEEGPWSSLATETKRENAVTCRSSQAVKEFLCTSEELERMDEGKHAASESWEQNTSKKVGIKACASFIRARLLLQLTQLQQSSFVLESNVKGQKEIDDKVARLGFNGNSLLLMTKVMGQDLIPEKLKEEFQGEVKCIGPSALSSLVTASATEFEIKWFGNLQDDLCHFDRQFYSDIYLPPLVT; this is encoded by the exons ATGGAGCCGCTGCTGGGCTGGCAGTTTGAGGACTCCCTCTTCGTCccgagccgggagcggggcccgggcggcggggccgggccgccctgCGGCGCGAAGCACTGCGAGCCCCGC TGGTTTCGCAGCGAGGCGGACGGCGGGGAAGGCGCCGGCGGGCTAACGGCCAGCAAGTTCCGGGCGGACTGGGCCTACCGGCGGCAGGAATTTGAG AAAGCCCTGTGTGAATACTCAAACTGCTTACTGCTCTTACCTCCCAGTAACATTGCAATGAGACGAGATGTCCAAGAGGGCCAGGCTCGGTGTTTATCTCGCCTAGGAAGGCACAAGGAGGCTCTGGATATTGCAGAAAAAATG AGAAACGGCGCTACTAACACAGATCACTTGACAACGGTTCTCAACCTGCAGTTTGCCATTTACCAGGGTctagaaaatgtagaaaaaaagatCACGTGTCTGCAGCAACTGATCTGCTTACATCCTTTCAACCCTTGGTACTGGAAGTTACTTGCTGAAGCTTATATGAGCCTTTTACAAAATTTGTCTCCATTAGTCATTCCAGCAACAAATCTAAATCAGTCTGAAGAGGTTAGTGTAAGTGATAGTAGTTTCAAAACATCAACTGGAAGAGAGATTAATTTGCAGCCTCACAGATCAGACGGCCAGGAAGAAGGCCCTTGGTCCAGCCTTGCTACAGAAACAAAGAGGGAGAATGCAGTGACTTGTAGGAGCAGCCAAGCTGTAAAAGAATTCCTCTGCACTTCTGAAGAACTGGAAAGGATGGATGAAGGGAAACACGCAGCCTCCGAGTCCTGGGAGCAGAACACGTCGAAGAAAGTTGGGATAAAGGCATGTGCCTCGTTTATTAGAGCAAG GCTTTTACTTCAGCTTACCCAGTTGCAACAGTCATCCTTTGTGCTAGAGAGTAACGTAAAAGGTCAAAAAGAAATTGATGACAAAGTGGCACGACTTGGTTTCAATGGAAACTCCTTGCTGTTGATGACCAAG GTTATGGGGCAGGATCTTATACCAGAAAAACTAAAAGAGGAATTTCAGGGTGAAGTAAAATGCATAGGCCCTTCAGCCCTGTCATCATTGGTAACTGCATCAGCCACAGAATTTGAAATCAAATGGTTTGGTAATCTCCAAGATGATTTATGTCACTTTGACAGACAATTCTATTCAGATATATATCTCCCACCTTTGGTAACTTAA
- the FAM83A gene encoding protein FAM83A, which yields MQSPNKKDNCAACAVHMHGACLADRLLRQRAMSHSRHMGKIRKRLEDIKNQSTKLTKADFSHNESIRLATDAFLDGGTDSYLETLSKEGEVDFLSSVEAQYIKDNARESYYAQESLATDGTAAPKQNDAGSLPSGTYFPTISDSSEPALLHTWITAEKPYLKEKSTATVYFQTEKNSNIRDIIRRYINKTTQVLAIVMDVFTDTEILCDLLEAANKRMVFVYLLLDHGSINLFSEMCDKLQIAEDLFKNISVRSVTGEVYCAKSGRKFSGQIQEKFLISDWRYVLSGSYSFTWLCGQVHRNLLSKFTGQVVELFDEEFRHLYALSKPVRGPKSPPHTAPFLFSKSWAPQCNLPDSDEGSANTLSDPFSSLSAGSTHQTKQSPRTLIFSSNFTPPSPLHRVNSFHSYVSLTPPPPQKAIQANYYQPHYVADNSTVLYNNMNVYRPVRLRQEEPNRTGLSSPWRCLHKANLFA from the exons ATGCAGTCTCCAAACAAGAAGGACAATTGCGCTGCCTGCGCCGTGCATATGCATGGTGCCTGCCTGGCAGATCGACTGCTGCGACAAAGAGCCATGAGCCACTCCAGACACATGGGCAAGATAAGGAAAAGGCTGGAGGATATCAAGAACCAGTCCACGAAGTTGACAAAAGCGGATTTCAGCCACAACGAAAGCATAAGGTTGGCCACTGACGCCTTCCTGGACGGTGGGACAGACTCCTACCTCGAAACTTTAAGCAAAGAGGGCGAGGTGGATTTCCTCTCCTCGGTGGAAGCTCAGTACATCAAGGATAATGCCAGGGAATCCTATTATGCACAGGAGTCCCTGGCCACCGATGGGACGGCTGCGCCAAAGCAGAACGATGCCGGGTCGCTCCCTTCAGGGACCTACTTCCCCACCATTTCTGACAGCAGtgagccagctctgctgcacaCATGGATTACAGCGGAGAAGccctatttaaaggaaaaatccacCGCCACTGTGTATTTCCAAACAGAGAAGAACAGCAACATTAGAGACATCATACGCCGGTACATCAACAAGACCACTCAG gTGCTAGCTATCGTGATGGATGTGTTCACAGACACTGAGATTCTTTGTGACCTCCTGGAGGCAGCTAACAAGCGCATGGTGTTTGTCTACCTGTTGCTCGATCATGGCAGTATAAATCTCTTCTCAGAGATGTGCGACAAGTTGCAAATTGCTGAGGATCTCTTCAAG aatatttcagtcCGCAGTGTTACTGGAGAGGTTTATTGTGCCAAATCAGGCAGGAAATTTTCAGgacaaatacaagaaaaatttcTTATCTCTGACTGGAGATACGTGCTCTCTGGATCTTACAG CTTCACGTGGTTATGCGGCCAGGTTCACCGCAACCTCCTCTCCAAGTTCACGGGTCAAGTTGTGGAGCTGTTTGATGAAGAGTTCCGACACCTTTACGCGCTGTCCAAGCCAGTGAGGGGACCGAAGTCTCCACCGCACACCGCGCCCTTCCTGTTCAGCAAGAGCTGGGCCCCCCAGTGCAACCTCCCCGACAGCGACGAGGGAAGCGCTAACACTCTTTCCGATCCCTTCAGCAGCCTCTCAGCTGGCAGCACCCACCAGACCAAGCAATCCCCAAGAACTCTCATATTCAGCAGCAACTTCACCCCCCCGTCACCTCTCCATAGGGTTAATTCCTTCCACAGCTATGTCTCATTAACTCCCCCGCCACCACAGAAAGCCATCCAGGCTAACTACTATCAGCCACACTATGTGGCCGATAACTCCACAGTTCTGTATAACAACATGAACGTTTACAGACCTGTAAGACTTAGACAAGAGGAACCAAACAGGACAGGGTTAAGCTCACCCTGGAGATGCCTCCACAAAGCTAACCTGTTTGCATAA